In a genomic window of Shouchella clausii:
- the kduD gene encoding 2-dehydro-3-deoxy-D-gluconate 5-dehydrogenase KduD: protein MKMFSLAGKTAVVTGASRGLGQGMALGLAEAGANIIGAGISEMTETKQKVEELGGRFYGIKADLSQPDGAKELAAKVLEHVESVDILVNNAGIIKRADANLLDDAAWREVLHVNLDAVFTLSREIGAHMLEKGSGSIINVASMLSFQGGLRVAAYTASKHAVAGLTKALANEWAKKGVRVNAIAPGYMVTDNTEGIRTDESRYAYISSRIPKGEWGLPDDLKGPVVFLASEASNYVNGHILAVDGGWLSA from the coding sequence ATGAAGATGTTTTCGCTTGCAGGAAAAACAGCCGTCGTCACTGGCGCTAGCCGAGGGCTTGGCCAAGGGATGGCGCTCGGACTTGCCGAGGCGGGTGCTAACATCATTGGAGCAGGCATTAGCGAGATGACGGAAACAAAACAAAAAGTAGAGGAACTCGGCGGGCGCTTTTATGGGATAAAAGCCGATTTATCTCAGCCTGATGGGGCAAAAGAATTAGCCGCTAAAGTTTTGGAACATGTTGAAAGCGTTGACATATTGGTCAATAATGCCGGCATCATTAAGCGGGCTGATGCAAACTTGTTGGATGATGCAGCTTGGCGGGAAGTGCTGCACGTCAATTTGGATGCTGTATTTACGTTGTCTCGGGAAATTGGCGCACATATGCTTGAAAAGGGATCAGGATCGATCATTAACGTGGCCTCGATGCTGTCGTTCCAAGGCGGATTGCGCGTTGCCGCCTATACAGCAAGCAAACATGCCGTTGCCGGTTTGACGAAAGCACTTGCCAATGAGTGGGCCAAAAAAGGGGTGCGCGTCAATGCGATTGCCCCAGGGTATATGGTAACAGACAATACAGAAGGGATTCGTACAGATGAAAGCCGTTATGCTTACATTAGCTCGCGAATTCCGAAAGGCGAATGGGGGCTCCCTGATGATTTGAAAGGTCCTGTTGTTTTTCTCGCATCGGAGGCGTCAAACTATGTGAATGGCCATATTCTAGCAGTCGATGGCGGTTGGTTAAGTGCATAA
- a CDS encoding DeoR/GlpR family DNA-binding transcription regulator yields the protein MFTLERHEKLLAYLAKHKSIRVSQASEWLGVTEKTIRLDLERLEEKKLLKRVHGGAVLMETDTSLFPIQEREQRNEKEKHDIAEKAKSLICENDVILLDGGSTTLALAERLGDKPMTVITNDIRIANALYEKEAIQLILLGGTRLGTSSALYSQQTTAMLKSLYVQKVFLGATGVSLDHGLSILNSFHYEWKRAAINCGRKTILLSDSSKFGQVGLMRFADITEIDELVSDDLLDSETRNVLEEEYGINVN from the coding sequence ATGTTCACATTGGAACGGCACGAAAAACTGCTTGCCTATTTAGCGAAACATAAATCGATACGCGTTTCCCAAGCGAGCGAATGGCTTGGTGTTACAGAAAAAACAATTCGCTTAGATTTAGAGCGGCTTGAAGAAAAAAAGCTGCTTAAGCGTGTTCACGGCGGTGCCGTATTAATGGAAACCGACACAAGCTTGTTTCCAATTCAGGAGCGGGAGCAAAGAAATGAAAAGGAAAAGCACGATATAGCGGAAAAAGCAAAATCGTTGATTTGTGAGAATGACGTGATTTTGCTAGATGGCGGCAGCACGACGCTGGCCCTTGCTGAGCGCCTTGGCGACAAGCCGATGACGGTCATTACTAATGACATCCGGATCGCGAACGCCCTTTATGAAAAAGAAGCAATTCAGCTTATTTTGCTCGGAGGAACACGACTTGGCACTTCTTCGGCACTGTATAGCCAGCAAACGACGGCGATGCTCAAGTCGTTGTATGTGCAAAAAGTATTTTTAGGGGCGACTGGCGTCTCTCTTGATCACGGCTTATCGATACTAAACAGCTTTCACTATGAATGGAAAAGAGCGGCAATCAATTGCGGGCGAAAAACGATTTTGTTGTCTGATTCAAGCAAGTTTGGCCAAGTTGGTTTAATGCGATTTGCAGACATAACAGAAATTGACGAACTTGTCAGCGATGACTTGTTAGACAGTGAAACACGAAACGTCTTGGAGGAAGAATACGGCATCAACGTTAATTAA
- a CDS encoding chromate transporter: MILLYLFIAFFLANLLGYGGGPASIPLMFEEVVNRYHWLTSDEFSNVLALANALPGPIATKIAAYVGFAAGGWSGFIVAHAATIVPSALAMILLMRVLRKYRQSKVVKGISLAVQPVICILMVVLTFDIIGDAAAEIGWLQSLAIAAVAFLLLTKAKVHPALVIVASFVYGGLVIPFLG; this comes from the coding sequence ATGATTTTATTATATTTATTTATCGCATTTTTTCTTGCTAACTTGCTAGGCTATGGGGGTGGGCCGGCTTCCATTCCGCTTATGTTTGAAGAAGTTGTCAACCGCTATCACTGGTTGACGAGCGATGAGTTTTCCAATGTCCTTGCCTTGGCAAATGCTCTGCCAGGGCCGATCGCAACAAAAATTGCTGCATATGTTGGGTTTGCTGCCGGGGGCTGGTCAGGTTTTATCGTTGCCCATGCAGCGACCATTGTTCCATCAGCGCTGGCCATGATTTTGTTGATGCGTGTTTTGCGAAAGTACCGCCAGTCAAAGGTGGTCAAAGGCATTTCCCTTGCTGTTCAACCTGTTATTTGCATATTGATGGTAGTGTTGACATTCGATATCATTGGCGATGCCGCTGCCGAAATTGGGTGGCTTCAGTCATTGGCAATTGCAGCGGTTGCTTTTCTGCTATTGACGAAGGCAAAAGTCCATCCAGCATTAGTGATTGTCGCCTCATTTGTTTACGGCGGTCTTGTCATTCCATTTCTAGGATAG
- a CDS encoding chromate transporter: protein MEKETATQYRQLALAMLRTGLFGFGGGPSVMPLFRVEAVDTYKWMDNEEFGETLAIANTLPGPVATKMAAYLGYRLKGWTGACWATLWHILPTSVAMVLLFSLVDAISGSEVVAGMIGAVTPVIAVLLAQMAYDFGKKAVKGFGWVFGILTFLIAFAALQGFDVHPGFVIIAFIIYGVFHYKLVDKWRSRQKGESS, encoded by the coding sequence GTGGAGAAGGAGACCGCAACGCAATATAGGCAGCTAGCACTGGCGATGCTGCGGACAGGGCTGTTTGGGTTTGGCGGCGGCCCGTCAGTCATGCCACTGTTTCGGGTGGAAGCTGTTGATACGTATAAATGGATGGACAATGAAGAATTTGGCGAGACGCTGGCGATTGCTAATACGTTGCCAGGACCAGTGGCAACGAAAATGGCAGCCTATTTAGGTTATCGATTGAAGGGCTGGACTGGCGCTTGCTGGGCAACGTTGTGGCACATTTTGCCTACGAGTGTAGCGATGGTGTTGCTTTTTTCGCTTGTTGATGCCATTAGTGGCTCTGAAGTGGTTGCTGGCATGATAGGTGCAGTTACACCTGTTATCGCTGTTTTGCTCGCGCAAATGGCGTATGATTTTGGCAAGAAGGCGGTTAAAGGTTTCGGCTGGGTTTTTGGCATTCTCACTTTTCTCATTGCCTTTGCCGCTTTGCAAGGGTTTGACGTCCACCCTGGCTTTGTGATTATTGCCTTCATTATTTACGGTGTATTTCATTATAAACTGGTGGATAAATGGCGGAGCAGGCAAAAAGGAGAGTCGTCATGA
- a CDS encoding 1,4-dihydroxy-6-naphthoate synthase, with protein MEIAFSPCPNDTFVFYAWVHGKIADAPKLNVTYADIDRTNYWAIDQTGPEVMKISYAALPYVLDHYSLVPSGGALGRGCGPLVLTKEQQEAAVLEGKTVAVPSDRSTAYLLFRLWTEQNLPNNNIFIKVMPFDRIMPAVAKGEVDAGLVIHEARFTYQTYGLSLLQDLGEWWEQDTGYPIPLGAIIAKRSLDKEQLAKWARQSVEYAWAHPEETSDYVLSHAQELSEEVANAHIELYVNEFTKSLGEDGYQAIENLLGRAMKQGLVPDFDVAKIRL; from the coding sequence TTGGAGATTGCTTTTTCACCATGTCCAAATGACACATTTGTCTTTTATGCATGGGTTCACGGAAAGATTGCTGATGCCCCTAAGTTAAATGTAACCTATGCCGATATTGACCGCACCAACTACTGGGCGATTGATCAGACGGGGCCTGAAGTCATGAAAATTTCTTATGCTGCGTTGCCGTATGTACTCGACCATTATAGTCTAGTGCCGAGCGGAGGCGCTCTTGGTCGTGGGTGCGGACCTCTTGTGTTAACGAAAGAACAGCAAGAAGCAGCTGTTCTTGAAGGGAAAACGGTTGCTGTGCCAAGTGACCGCTCAACTGCATACTTATTGTTCCGTCTCTGGACTGAACAAAATTTGCCTAATAATAACATCTTTATAAAAGTGATGCCATTTGACCGTATAATGCCTGCAGTCGCAAAAGGAGAAGTCGATGCAGGGCTTGTCATCCACGAAGCACGTTTTACATACCAAACGTATGGACTCTCCCTGTTGCAAGATCTAGGCGAATGGTGGGAACAAGATACAGGATATCCGATTCCGTTAGGCGCGATTATTGCCAAGCGTTCTCTCGATAAAGAGCAATTGGCCAAGTGGGCCCGACAATCAGTTGAGTATGCATGGGCACACCCTGAAGAGACAAGCGATTATGTGCTTTCACATGCCCAAGAGCTTTCAGAAGAAGTCGCCAATGCTCATATTGAACTTTACGTAAATGAGTTTACGAAGTCACTTGGAGAAGATGGCTATCAAGCGATTGAGAACTTGTTAGGCCGTGCGATGAAACAAGGGCTTGTCCCTGACTTTGACGTCGCTAAAATTCGGTTATAG
- a CDS encoding futalosine hydrolase, whose protein sequence is MIVVSVEPEKQAVLQGLGNSSAYEVLVGGVGMAQAAARTARQLTQKHYQGTINMGIAGGFPGKAANGTVAVATSIIAPEIGAESPGGFLTIDALGFGTQTLPAVANDSYIGKLQEAVSIATGTILSVMTVTGTEATLNVRQSYGKDIVAEAMEGFGVASAAAEFGLPFAEVRSISNQVGIRDKASWEFASAFSSLTKAAEKLKEVEQLGDCFFTMSK, encoded by the coding sequence TTGATTGTCGTTTCCGTGGAACCTGAAAAACAGGCTGTCTTACAAGGGTTGGGAAATTCTTCAGCCTATGAAGTACTTGTGGGCGGTGTAGGAATGGCCCAAGCAGCTGCACGTACAGCAAGGCAGCTCACCCAAAAACACTATCAAGGAACGATAAATATGGGGATTGCTGGTGGTTTCCCGGGAAAAGCGGCAAATGGCACGGTTGCTGTCGCAACGTCGATTATTGCCCCGGAAATAGGGGCAGAGTCACCTGGAGGGTTTTTGACAATTGATGCGCTCGGTTTTGGTACACAAACATTGCCTGCAGTTGCAAACGATTCTTATATTGGGAAACTTCAAGAAGCCGTATCTATAGCAACTGGCACAATTTTGTCCGTGATGACCGTGACTGGGACAGAAGCGACATTAAACGTCCGCCAATCCTATGGGAAAGATATAGTGGCGGAAGCGATGGAAGGGTTTGGAGTAGCCAGTGCAGCGGCGGAGTTTGGCTTGCCTTTTGCCGAAGTAAGGTCTATTTCAAACCAAGTAGGTATTCGCGATAAAGCAAGCTGGGAATTTGCGAGTGCTTTTTCGTCGTTGACAAAAGCAGCAGAGAAATTGAAGGAGGTTGAACAACTTGGAGATTGCTTTTTCACCATGTCCAAATGA
- a CDS encoding esterase/lipase family protein yields the protein MKELFLKALTLILLSSLLLWPQAPAHAGFLGAGKPAPGAPPGTWVVGDSPATTAGSPILFVHGLNSSALTWFEPNDMFVHTYEQGFPSAYINLHPDKSNWQNGELLAEKIRDIYHHFGEKVTVVAHSKGGVDTQTALLHYGAEPYVKEVITLGSPHHGSELANLAYSNWAGWLAEIIGQRSEGTDSLQTGNMAYFRAQTDALISAQSVPFSTISGTSWGSFGSALYFGGLYLQFFGTNDGAVTVNSSRLSYAQELASNRWDHMQVAQGHLVFPLLQAQMGAQAKKEENTKSMSAAIVRGGQFNGNGSQAFVVEPNVKKAQISVLANEKLDSAKLHSPDGQVYSVAAVAAEQEHSVFYGAYAHHFEMDHPSAGEWELKMEHPQTTAYLAVIALEGGVSPAIAFDSVRLQSDIDPNAIDVSKTRYTVHVNDDNIAANTASLHALPPQKDASQTITIDIEGMTRNGDRFERTIITNRYVDKHGIIYE from the coding sequence ATGAAAGAATTATTTTTGAAAGCGCTTACTTTAATTTTGTTGTCTTCCCTGCTTTTATGGCCGCAAGCTCCAGCACACGCTGGGTTTCTTGGCGCAGGAAAACCAGCCCCTGGCGCTCCGCCAGGAACCTGGGTTGTTGGTGATTCGCCAGCAACGACTGCTGGATCGCCGATTTTGTTTGTCCATGGCCTTAATAGTTCCGCACTCACTTGGTTCGAGCCAAATGACATGTTCGTACACACATATGAGCAAGGATTTCCGAGCGCCTACATCAATTTGCACCCTGATAAATCAAACTGGCAAAATGGCGAGTTGCTAGCGGAAAAAATTCGCGATATTTATCACCATTTCGGTGAAAAGGTCACAGTTGTTGCTCATAGCAAAGGCGGCGTCGATACGCAAACTGCGCTCCTACATTACGGAGCTGAACCTTATGTAAAAGAAGTCATTACGCTCGGTTCGCCTCACCACGGAAGCGAACTTGCCAACTTAGCATACAGCAACTGGGCTGGCTGGCTCGCGGAAATCATCGGCCAACGCTCAGAAGGCACAGACTCTTTGCAAACAGGGAACATGGCCTATTTTCGAGCGCAAACAGATGCTTTAATCTCTGCACAATCTGTCCCCTTTTCGACGATTTCAGGAACATCCTGGGGCTCGTTTGGATCTGCTCTCTATTTCGGCGGATTGTATTTGCAATTTTTCGGCACTAATGATGGGGCTGTGACAGTAAATAGCTCTAGACTAAGCTACGCACAAGAACTTGCTTCCAACCGTTGGGATCATATGCAAGTGGCGCAAGGACACCTTGTTTTCCCTTTGCTGCAAGCGCAAATGGGTGCACAGGCTAAGAAAGAAGAAAATACAAAGTCCATGAGCGCAGCTATAGTCCGTGGCGGCCAATTTAACGGAAATGGCAGCCAGGCGTTTGTCGTCGAACCAAACGTAAAAAAAGCACAAATCTCGGTGCTTGCTAATGAAAAGCTCGACTCCGCTAAACTTCACTCTCCAGATGGGCAAGTCTATTCTGTTGCCGCCGTCGCTGCCGAGCAAGAGCATAGTGTTTTTTACGGAGCTTATGCTCATCATTTTGAAATGGACCACCCGAGTGCCGGGGAATGGGAACTAAAAATGGAACACCCGCAAACAACAGCCTATTTAGCGGTTATCGCACTTGAAGGCGGCGTTTCGCCAGCCATCGCTTTTGACAGCGTTCGCCTCCAGTCTGACATTGACCCGAATGCCATCGATGTCAGCAAAACACGCTACACCGTCCATGTCAATGATGACAACATCGCAGCCAATACTGCTTCGCTTCACGCGCTGCCGCCCCAAAAAGATGCTTCGCAAACGATTACCATTGATATTGAAGGAATGACAAGAAACGGCGATCGCTTTGAACGGACGATCATTACCAACCGCTATGTCGACAAGCACGGCATTATTTATGAATGA
- a CDS encoding helix-turn-helix domain-containing protein — translation MDYFLNGSAVSKVRILRFLEAQSQSVSLTQIAEVCGIEKRTAKKNVHELAMELETLTDQAKIVRSEKTKGYWLERSFAFSVKTIERLYNQNSLPYQFLDTVFKGQFVNSVKFSNEAYVSYGSLYRSLKRLVPLLNTFDLDIQLKREPIIHGDEKQIRYFYYLFYWDSNWAEEWPFDVISLKQAESLLDKAFGRCQESLLYWVGVNVSRIRKGFTIARDRFFDVFVKTHPLFEQFRKDIYTLYKELTKINDRDLEDEIAFLFLAFISFSYLEKGDQRSISFIQNAFSNASADFVKYTIQWLDRFIDFFGVAISGEEYTTLYANLINIHLADSYFKGNSFFFSNDHSETEPDQLVDSFLDHLTTQVVWLDKNRKRELLDRYRFLLRNVLGFDGAVKPIKIKLYSIFGEAGKNIGLKMVQEVYPHLRFCEPGEAPDLIVSDRDYVTLKKEKANGAVVCILNVNNPAKQDYLRLENCIRVILKKNEAQPTVSNVIH, via the coding sequence TTGGATTACTTTTTGAATGGGAGTGCAGTTTCTAAAGTACGAATCCTAAGGTTTTTGGAGGCCCAAAGTCAAAGTGTCTCACTTACACAGATAGCAGAAGTATGCGGTATTGAAAAACGAACAGCGAAGAAAAATGTACATGAATTGGCTATGGAACTAGAAACCTTAACAGACCAAGCCAAAATCGTTCGCTCAGAAAAAACAAAAGGCTATTGGTTGGAACGCTCGTTTGCGTTTTCCGTTAAAACAATCGAACGGCTGTATAACCAAAACTCGTTGCCTTACCAGTTTTTAGATACTGTATTCAAGGGTCAGTTTGTCAATAGCGTTAAGTTTTCAAATGAAGCATATGTCAGTTATGGATCCCTTTATCGTTCTCTTAAAAGATTAGTGCCGCTTTTAAATACGTTTGATTTGGACATTCAATTAAAAAGGGAGCCCATTATTCATGGAGACGAAAAACAAATTCGTTATTTTTACTATCTTTTTTACTGGGATTCCAACTGGGCAGAAGAATGGCCATTTGACGTGATTAGTCTTAAACAAGCAGAATCATTATTAGACAAGGCGTTTGGGCGTTGCCAGGAATCGTTGTTGTATTGGGTAGGTGTAAACGTAAGTAGAATCCGCAAAGGGTTTACCATTGCCAGGGATCGTTTTTTTGACGTGTTTGTGAAAACACATCCTTTGTTTGAACAATTCCGGAAAGACATCTATACCCTTTATAAGGAACTTACAAAAATAAATGATCGTGATTTAGAGGATGAAATTGCTTTTTTATTCTTAGCCTTTATTTCTTTTTCTTATTTAGAAAAAGGCGACCAACGTTCCATTTCTTTTATCCAAAATGCTTTTTCCAACGCTTCTGCTGATTTTGTCAAATATACCATACAATGGTTGGATCGTTTTATTGATTTTTTTGGAGTCGCGATTAGTGGCGAAGAATATACAACACTATATGCTAACTTAATTAACATTCATTTGGCAGACAGTTATTTTAAGGGTAATTCCTTTTTTTTCAGCAACGACCATTCTGAAACAGAGCCTGACCAATTGGTTGACTCGTTTCTGGATCATTTGACCACACAAGTGGTTTGGTTAGATAAAAATAGAAAACGAGAATTGTTAGATAGGTATCGATTTTTATTAAGAAATGTACTGGGTTTTGATGGTGCAGTAAAACCCATTAAAATAAAGCTGTATTCCATTTTTGGCGAAGCAGGAAAAAACATAGGTTTAAAAATGGTGCAAGAAGTTTATCCCCACTTGCGTTTTTGTGAGCCAGGGGAAGCGCCAGATTTGATTGTTTCAGACCGCGATTATGTAACGCTAAAAAAAGAAAAGGCAAACGGAGCGGTCGTCTGTATATTGAATGTGAACAATCCGGCGAAACAAGATTATTTAAGGTTGGAAAATTGTATTAGAGTAATATTAAAAAAGAACGAGGCGCAACCGACAGTAAGCAATGTCATTCATTGA
- a CDS encoding class D sortase, giving the protein MKRIGNLLIITGLIVLGAFVYQLMAHERAQDKSLVEAKAYIEKAEREWIRAGGDEDDGAVETFRPDAHEAFATLEIPKLDRTIAVVEGTNEEALKNGVGHLSESAFPGQNEQILLSGHRDTVFRNFGELEIGDSFIVTMPYGKFTYELKETEIVSADDTSVIRKMGEEVLVITTCYPFHYVGSAPERFVIYAYPTT; this is encoded by the coding sequence ATGAAACGAATTGGAAATTTGCTAATCATAACAGGTCTAATTGTTTTGGGGGCATTTGTTTACCAACTAATGGCTCATGAACGCGCTCAAGACAAATCACTGGTAGAAGCGAAAGCGTATATAGAAAAAGCCGAACGTGAATGGATACGTGCCGGAGGAGACGAAGACGATGGCGCTGTCGAAACCTTTCGTCCAGACGCTCACGAAGCCTTTGCAACATTAGAGATTCCAAAGCTAGATCGGACAATCGCTGTTGTTGAAGGGACCAATGAAGAGGCTTTAAAAAATGGGGTCGGTCATTTATCCGAATCTGCTTTTCCTGGGCAAAATGAACAGATTTTGTTATCTGGCCATAGAGACACTGTATTTCGTAATTTTGGCGAGCTAGAAATAGGCGACTCTTTTATTGTAACGATGCCCTATGGCAAATTTACGTATGAGCTAAAAGAAACCGAAATTGTTTCCGCAGATGATACTTCTGTCATTCGGAAAATGGGGGAGGAAGTGTTAGTCATAACAACTTGTTATCCTTTTCATTATGTAGGGAGCGCTCCTGAGCGATTTGTTATTTATGCGTATCCTACAACTTAA
- a CDS encoding glycine betaine ABC transporter substrate-binding protein, protein MKTIRLLAFLLLALPMMSACGAQGEEAKEIELVYVVWDSEIASNHVVKIALEQAGYDVTLTSVEQGIMWSSVADGSADAHVAGWLPEDMKVHYEQHKDDIIDLGANLEGAQTGLAVPTYMEIDSIEELSADVVSTITGIDAGAGVMMTTEEALREYGIDDVTLSASSDAIMTAELGNRYAAQEPIVITAWQPHWKFNSYDLKFLEDSKGIYEANGEIRTIVRAGLDEEKPEAYRILDQFYWTADDMNEVMLYMAKDGMEPEEAAETWVNANQDKVDEWLKGV, encoded by the coding sequence ATGAAAACCATTCGCTTGCTTGCGTTTTTGCTATTGGCTTTGCCTATGATGTCGGCCTGTGGCGCCCAAGGGGAAGAAGCCAAAGAAATTGAACTCGTTTACGTTGTATGGGATTCTGAAATCGCTTCAAACCATGTAGTGAAGATTGCTTTGGAACAAGCCGGTTATGATGTAACGTTAACAAGTGTTGAGCAAGGAATCATGTGGTCGTCAGTGGCAGACGGAAGCGCCGATGCCCATGTTGCCGGATGGCTGCCAGAAGATATGAAAGTCCACTATGAACAGCATAAAGATGACATTATCGATTTAGGAGCTAATTTGGAAGGGGCACAAACTGGCTTAGCTGTCCCAACGTATATGGAGATTGACAGCATCGAAGAATTGTCGGCTGACGTCGTCAGTACCATCACAGGCATTGACGCTGGCGCAGGCGTAATGATGACAACGGAAGAGGCGCTTCGTGAATATGGAATTGATGACGTTACGTTGTCAGCAAGTTCAGATGCGATTATGACGGCAGAGCTTGGCAACCGCTATGCAGCGCAAGAACCAATTGTCATTACCGCTTGGCAACCTCACTGGAAGTTTAATTCGTATGATTTAAAATTTCTTGAGGACAGCAAAGGCATCTATGAAGCAAACGGAGAAATCCGCACAATTGTCCGCGCAGGCTTGGACGAAGAAAAGCCAGAAGCGTATCGGATTCTCGACCAATTTTACTGGACAGCAGACGATATGAATGAAGTCATGTTGTATATGGCAAAAGACGGAATGGAACCAGAAGAAGCAGCGGAAACATGGGTGAATGCCAACCAAGATAAAGTCGATGAGTGGTTGAAAGGCGTATAG
- a CDS encoding GbsR/MarR family transcriptional regulator, which yields MEKDEHVFEKLEQAHAIIKDGIADTMDIYGVNRSVGQLYATLYLNDGPMTLDDLRDELGMSKGSMSIGVRKLLEEKIIHRVYRKGERKDLYEAEKDFFQFFISFFTRRWERERSVNLQAVKQAIPLYEALLDDAETPDEVRAEAAHTLKKITASLEYYEFLGLLVEQFQTGNLAKDLVERYKNENGTS from the coding sequence ATGGAAAAGGATGAACATGTTTTTGAAAAATTAGAGCAAGCGCACGCTATCATTAAAGACGGCATAGCCGATACGATGGACATTTATGGGGTTAACCGTTCAGTCGGGCAACTTTATGCGACTTTGTATTTAAACGACGGGCCAATGACGCTCGATGACCTTCGCGATGAATTAGGAATGAGTAAAGGCAGTATGAGTATTGGTGTACGCAAACTTCTAGAAGAAAAAATTATCCACCGCGTGTACCGAAAAGGCGAGCGTAAAGACTTGTATGAGGCTGAAAAAGACTTCTTTCAATTTTTTATTTCCTTTTTTACGCGAAGATGGGAACGGGAACGTAGCGTGAACCTTCAGGCAGTTAAACAAGCCATTCCTCTGTATGAAGCATTATTGGATGATGCTGAGACGCCAGATGAGGTACGGGCGGAAGCCGCACACACATTAAAAAAAATAACGGCTTCTCTTGAATATTATGAGTTTCTTGGTTTGCTAGTAGAACAGTTCCAAACTGGAAATCTTGCCAAAGATCTAGTAGAACGCTATAAAAACGAAAACGGCACCTCCTAA
- the betB gene encoding betaine-aldehyde dehydrogenase, protein MIRGKMFINGEWTEAKNGRVREIINPFNQEVIATVPEGSAEDSQAAIAAARAAFDEGVWSSASASERGERVRLIGQKIANQNEEFARLESLDTGKTLEESRTDMEDIANVFFYFAGLADKNGGEVIRSPLPNSTSIVVREPVGVCGLITPWNYPLLQAAWKLAPALVAGNTLILKPSELTPLTTMKLFELFEEVGLPTGVANLVLGTGKEVGAPLSESTDVDLISFTGGIDTGKTIMQAASGNVKKMALELGGKNPNIVFADADFETAIDQALNAVFFHAGQVCSAGSRLLVEEAIHDDFVEELVKRTKRIKLGNGFDEKTESGPLISATHRAKVEGYIKIGLDEGATLACGGKRPDAPELQNGFFLEPTIFTNCHSNMRIVQEEVFGPVLTVETFRTTEEAIAKANDTIYGLAGAIFSNDIGKAEHIASKLRLGTVWINDFHPYFAQAPWGGYKQSGFGRELGKIGLEEYTETKHIFRNKQPQPIGWFRG, encoded by the coding sequence ATGATTCGCGGAAAGATGTTTATTAACGGGGAATGGACGGAGGCAAAGAATGGCCGCGTTCGAGAAATTATTAATCCTTTTAACCAGGAAGTGATCGCAACAGTGCCAGAAGGTTCGGCTGAAGACAGCCAAGCTGCGATTGCAGCCGCCCGAGCTGCCTTTGATGAAGGCGTTTGGTCCTCTGCATCCGCAAGTGAACGAGGTGAACGGGTGCGTCTAATTGGCCAAAAAATAGCCAATCAAAACGAGGAATTTGCCCGTTTGGAGTCGCTTGATACAGGTAAAACGCTTGAAGAAAGCCGAACAGATATGGAAGACATCGCCAATGTGTTTTTTTATTTTGCTGGTCTGGCGGACAAAAATGGGGGCGAGGTCATTCGGAGCCCGCTTCCGAACTCAACAAGCATCGTTGTCCGTGAACCTGTAGGCGTGTGCGGGCTAATTACGCCTTGGAATTATCCGTTGTTGCAAGCAGCATGGAAATTGGCACCTGCACTCGTTGCCGGAAATACCCTTATTTTAAAGCCAAGCGAACTTACACCCCTTACGACGATGAAGCTATTTGAGCTGTTTGAAGAAGTCGGACTTCCAACAGGAGTGGCCAATCTTGTGCTTGGCACAGGCAAGGAAGTTGGCGCGCCGCTTTCCGAAAGTACAGATGTCGACTTGATTTCATTTACTGGAGGCATTGATACAGGGAAGACGATCATGCAAGCGGCAAGCGGTAATGTTAAAAAAATGGCTTTAGAACTTGGCGGCAAAAACCCTAATATCGTCTTTGCTGATGCCGATTTTGAGACAGCCATTGACCAAGCCTTAAACGCTGTCTTTTTCCATGCTGGTCAGGTTTGTTCAGCTGGCTCGCGCTTGCTTGTGGAAGAAGCGATTCATGATGATTTCGTAGAAGAGTTAGTAAAGCGGACGAAACGTATCAAGCTTGGCAATGGCTTTGATGAAAAAACAGAGTCTGGGCCGCTTATCTCGGCCACCCACCGCGCTAAAGTTGAAGGCTACATCAAAATCGGATTAGATGAAGGCGCTACGCTTGCCTGTGGAGGAAAACGCCCCGACGCCCCTGAACTGCAAAACGGCTTTTTCTTAGAACCGACTATTTTTACGAACTGCCATAGCAACATGCGCATCGTCCAAGAAGAAGTGTTTGGTCCTGTGCTTACAGTCGAAACATTCAGAACAACAGAAGAAGCGATCGCAAAGGCAAATGACACCATCTATGGGCTTGCTGGCGCTATTTTTTCCAATGATATTGGCAAAGCAGAACACATTGCAAGCAAGCTTCGTTTAGGAACGGTATGGATCAATGACTTTCACCCATACTTTGCCCAAGCGCCTTGGGGAGGCTACAAACAATCTGGCTTCGGGCGGGAATTAGGCAAAATCGGCTTAGAAGAGTACACGGAAACAAAGCATATTTTCCGCAATAAGCAACCGCAACCAATCGGCTGGTTTCGCGGGTAA